A DNA window from Streptomyces parvus contains the following coding sequences:
- a CDS encoding THUMP-like domain-containing protein yields MDRVNATTPSASSADDPARAAFAALRTPEGAQLLAELRDHDPADELATATRLRRTHPAELVSAALGQARLRQRAVAKFGAEDAYRMYFTPNGVEQATRTSVAAHRAARFAGLGVRSVADLCCGIGGDAIALARAGISVLAVDRDPLTAEVARANAQALGLGDLIEVRCADVTEIDAAPYDAVFVDPARRGARGGAARGASGRGGGRAAGGRIFDPEAYSPPLSWATAAALKAPRAALKIAPGIPHEAIGPEAEAEWISDGGDVKEAVLWYGEGFAPGTFRATLLPSGAALSAPAPLPAPPVGPVGRYLYEPDGAVIRAHLVADLVERCGGRLVDETIAYITSDEPYSSPYVAGYEITDELPFSMKRLKALLRERQVGVLTVKKRGSAVEPEELRRRMKLSGPGSATVFLTRVAGAPTMLIGHPLG; encoded by the coding sequence ATGGACCGGGTGAACGCAACGACCCCCTCCGCCTCCTCGGCCGACGACCCCGCACGCGCCGCCTTCGCCGCGCTGCGCACCCCCGAGGGTGCGCAGCTGCTGGCCGAGCTGCGCGACCACGATCCCGCCGACGAGCTGGCCACCGCGACCCGGCTGCGCCGCACGCACCCGGCGGAGCTGGTGTCGGCGGCCCTGGGCCAGGCGCGGTTGCGGCAGCGGGCGGTCGCCAAGTTCGGGGCCGAGGACGCGTACCGGATGTACTTCACGCCCAACGGGGTCGAGCAGGCCACCCGCACCTCGGTCGCCGCCCACCGCGCCGCCCGGTTCGCCGGGCTCGGGGTGCGGAGCGTCGCCGACCTGTGCTGCGGCATCGGCGGTGACGCGATCGCCCTGGCCCGCGCCGGGATCTCCGTGCTCGCCGTGGACCGCGACCCGCTGACGGCCGAGGTGGCCCGCGCCAACGCCCAGGCGCTGGGGCTCGGGGACCTGATCGAGGTGCGGTGCGCCGACGTCACGGAGATCGACGCCGCCCCGTACGACGCGGTCTTCGTGGACCCGGCGCGGCGTGGCGCGCGAGGAGGGGCCGCGCGCGGCGCGTCGGGCAGGGGCGGTGGCCGGGCGGCGGGCGGGCGGATCTTCGACCCGGAGGCCTACTCACCGCCGCTCTCCTGGGCCACGGCCGCCGCGCTGAAGGCCCCCAGGGCGGCGCTGAAGATCGCCCCGGGCATCCCGCACGAGGCGATCGGCCCGGAGGCGGAGGCCGAGTGGATCTCGGACGGCGGGGACGTCAAGGAGGCGGTGCTCTGGTACGGGGAGGGCTTCGCGCCCGGCACGTTCCGGGCCACGCTGCTGCCGTCCGGGGCGGCCCTGAGCGCCCCGGCCCCGCTGCCGGCCCCGCCGGTGGGCCCGGTCGGGCGCTATCTGTACGAGCCGGACGGCGCGGTGATCCGGGCCCATCTGGTCGCGGACCTCGTGGAGCGGTGCGGCGGTCGGCTGGTGGACGAGACGATCGCGTACATCACGAGCGATGAGCCGTACTCCTCGCCGTACGTCGCCGGGTACGAGATCACCGACGAGCTGCCGTTCAGCATGAAGAGGCTGAAGGCGCTGCTGCGGGAGCGTCAGGTCGGCGTGCTGACCGTCAAGAAGCGGGGCTCGGCGGTCGAACCGGAGGAGCTGCGGCGCCGGATGAAGCTGAGCGGTCCGGGCTCGGCGACGGTGTTCCTGACCCGGGTCGCGGGGGCGCCGACGATGCTGATCGGTCACCCGCTGGGCTGA
- a CDS encoding polysaccharide deacetylase family protein, whose translation MQLVRQKEKSAGKQHRSGVVVLAALLAAAVASGCAAETGGSGAGVPGGSAKPTGGRSGDAAPQPGPARAPDTYAETVRKKQAARAVAAKKWGLAKVPLAAPEPPKAKPPLTTRKGFEVRNDEGLPPVFTTVPTKEKIVFLTMDDGAEKDPELLRMMTELSIPYSAFVSDYVINDDYGYFKKMQRRGVTISNHTLNHRYLPGLSYAEQKREICGQQEKILKHYGKRPTLFRPPYGNYNRDTLVVAKSCGITAVPLWSSEAFPDRMEWREWDRDLHPGDIVLTHFRGEEDWKGSMPDMVRRVMKTITDKGYAVAKLEDYV comes from the coding sequence ATGCAGCTAGTACGACAAAAAGAAAAGTCAGCCGGAAAGCAGCACAGGTCGGGCGTCGTCGTGCTGGCGGCCCTGCTGGCCGCCGCCGTCGCCTCCGGATGCGCGGCGGAGACGGGCGGCAGCGGCGCGGGGGTGCCCGGCGGGTCCGCGAAGCCCACCGGCGGCCGGTCGGGCGACGCGGCCCCGCAGCCCGGGCCGGCCCGGGCCCCGGACACGTACGCCGAGACGGTCAGGAAGAAGCAGGCCGCGCGGGCCGTCGCCGCGAAGAAGTGGGGGCTCGCCAAGGTCCCGCTCGCGGCCCCCGAGCCGCCGAAGGCCAAGCCGCCCCTCACCACCCGCAAGGGCTTCGAGGTCCGGAACGACGAGGGGCTGCCGCCGGTCTTCACCACCGTCCCGACCAAGGAGAAGATCGTCTTCCTGACGATGGACGACGGTGCTGAGAAGGACCCCGAGCTGCTGCGGATGATGACCGAACTGTCCATTCCGTACAGCGCGTTCGTCAGCGACTACGTCATCAACGACGACTACGGCTACTTCAAGAAGATGCAGCGGCGAGGGGTGACCATCAGCAACCACACCCTCAACCACCGTTATCTGCCCGGCCTCTCCTACGCCGAGCAGAAGCGCGAGATCTGCGGTCAGCAGGAGAAGATCCTCAAGCACTACGGCAAGCGCCCCACCCTCTTCCGCCCGCCCTACGGCAACTACAACCGCGACACCCTCGTCGTCGCCAAGTCCTGCGGGATCACCGCTGTGCCCCTGTGGTCCTCCGAGGCCTTCCCCGACCGCATGGAATGGCGCGAGTGGGACCGGGACCTGCACCCCGGCGACATCGTCCTCACCCACTTCCGGGGCGAGGAGGACTGGAAGGGCTCGATGCCCGACATGGTCCGCCGCGTCATGAAGACCATCACGGACAAGGGGTACGCGGTGGCGAAGCTGGAGGACTACGTCTGA
- a CDS encoding DUF6234 family protein — translation MTHSGSRLPGRPDERTASRQPSPAPGGCADPLAAVVLVVAEAAAGALPALWLVVRGLTRSREATEGKASAPLPADPGTDWAPVTVLAVLALLVACVAVGLLRSGWYWSGGTQVVVAVALGVTVLASAVQGSGREAPGPAPTWNSPPCRSGGDSDECARSGG, via the coding sequence ATGACGCACTCGGGGAGCCGCCTGCCGGGACGACCGGACGAGAGAACCGCATCGCGGCAGCCGTCACCGGCCCCCGGCGGCTGCGCGGACCCGCTGGCGGCCGTGGTGCTGGTGGTCGCGGAGGCCGCGGCCGGGGCGCTGCCGGCGCTGTGGCTGGTGGTGCGGGGCCTGACGCGGTCGCGTGAGGCGACCGAGGGCAAGGCGTCCGCGCCTCTGCCCGCGGACCCGGGCACGGACTGGGCGCCGGTCACCGTTCTCGCCGTCCTGGCTCTCCTGGTCGCCTGCGTCGCCGTGGGGTTGCTGCGCAGCGGCTGGTACTGGTCCGGCGGGACGCAGGTGGTCGTCGCGGTGGCGCTGGGCGTCACGGTCCTGGCGTCCGCCGTGCAGGGAAGCGGCCGGGAGGCCCCGGGACCTGCCCCCACCTGGAACTCCCCGCCCTGCCGCAGCGGGGGCGACAGCGACGAGTGCGCGCGCAGCGGGGGCTGA
- the groES gene encoding co-chaperone GroES, which translates to MSTTSSKVAIKPLEDRIVVQPLDAEQTTASGLVIPDTAKEKPQEGVVLAVGPGRFENGERLPLDVKTGDVVLYSKYGGTEVKYNGEEYLVLSARDVLAIVEK; encoded by the coding sequence GTGTCGACCACCAGCTCCAAGGTTGCGATCAAGCCGCTCGAAGACCGCATTGTGGTCCAGCCGCTCGACGCCGAGCAGACCACGGCTTCCGGCCTGGTCATTCCGGACACCGCGAAGGAGAAGCCCCAGGAGGGCGTCGTCCTCGCCGTGGGCCCGGGCCGCTTCGAGAACGGCGAGCGGCTTCCGCTCGACGTCAAGACCGGCGACGTCGTCCTGTACAGCAAGTACGGCGGCACCGAGGTGAAGTACAACGGCGAGGAGTACCTCGTCCTCTCGGCCCGCGACGTCCTCGCGATCGTCGAGAAGTAA
- the groL gene encoding chaperonin GroEL (60 kDa chaperone family; promotes refolding of misfolded polypeptides especially under stressful conditions; forms two stacked rings of heptamers to form a barrel-shaped 14mer; ends can be capped by GroES; misfolded proteins enter the barrel where they are refolded when GroES binds), which translates to MAKILKFDEDARRALERGVNKLADTVKVTIGPKGRNVVIDKKFGAPTITNDGVTIAREVELDDPYENLGAQLVKEVATKTNDVAGDGTTTATVLAQALVREGLRNVAAGASPAALKKGIDAAVKAVSEELLATARPIDDKADIAAVAALSAQDPQVGELIADAMDKVGKDGVITVEESNTFGLDLEFTEGMAFDKGYLSPYMVTDQERMEAVLDDPYILIHQGKIGSIQELLPLLEKVIQAGGSKPLLIIAEDVEGEALSTLVVNKIRGTFNAVAVKAPGFGDRRKAMLGDIATLTGATVIAEEVGLKLDQAGLDVLGTARRVTVSKDDTTIVDGGGNTEDVKGRVNQIKAEIESTDSDWDREKLQERLAKLAGGVCVIRVGAATEVELKEKKHRLEDAISATRAAVEEGIVSGGGSSLVHAVKVLEGNLGKTGDEATGVAVVRRAAVEPLRWIAENAGLEGYVITSKVADLDKGQGFNAATGEYGDLVKAGVIDPVKVTRSALENAASIASLLLTTETLVVEKPAEEEADAGHGGHGHSH; encoded by the coding sequence ATGGCGAAGATTCTGAAGTTCGACGAGGACGCCCGTCGCGCCCTTGAGCGCGGCGTCAACAAGCTTGCCGACACGGTCAAGGTGACGATCGGCCCCAAGGGCCGCAACGTCGTCATCGACAAGAAGTTCGGTGCCCCCACCATCACCAACGACGGTGTCACCATCGCGCGCGAGGTCGAGCTCGACGACCCGTACGAGAACCTCGGTGCCCAGCTCGTCAAGGAGGTGGCGACCAAGACCAACGACGTAGCGGGTGACGGCACCACCACCGCGACCGTCCTGGCCCAGGCGCTCGTCCGCGAGGGTCTGCGCAACGTCGCCGCCGGCGCCTCCCCGGCCGCCCTGAAGAAGGGCATCGACGCCGCCGTCAAGGCCGTCTCCGAGGAGCTCCTCGCGACCGCCCGCCCGATCGACGACAAGGCCGACATCGCCGCCGTCGCCGCGCTCTCCGCGCAGGACCCGCAGGTCGGCGAGCTCATCGCGGACGCGATGGACAAGGTCGGCAAGGACGGTGTCATCACCGTCGAGGAGTCCAACACCTTCGGTCTGGACCTGGAGTTCACCGAGGGCATGGCCTTCGACAAGGGCTACCTGTCCCCGTACATGGTGACCGACCAGGAGCGTATGGAGGCCGTCCTCGACGACCCGTACATCCTGATCCACCAGGGCAAGATCGGCTCCATCCAGGAGCTGCTGCCGCTCCTGGAGAAGGTCATCCAGGCCGGTGGCTCCAAGCCGCTCCTGATCATCGCCGAGGACGTCGAGGGCGAGGCGCTCTCCACCCTCGTCGTCAACAAGATCCGCGGCACCTTCAACGCCGTCGCGGTGAAGGCCCCGGGCTTCGGCGACCGCCGCAAGGCCATGCTCGGCGACATCGCCACCCTCACCGGTGCGACCGTCATCGCCGAGGAGGTCGGCCTCAAGCTCGACCAGGCCGGTCTGGACGTGCTCGGCACCGCCCGCCGCGTCACCGTCTCCAAGGACGACACGACCATCGTCGACGGCGGTGGCAACACCGAGGACGTCAAGGGCCGCGTCAACCAGATCAAGGCCGAGATCGAGTCCACGGACTCCGACTGGGACCGCGAGAAGCTCCAGGAGCGCCTCGCGAAGCTGGCCGGCGGCGTGTGCGTCATCCGTGTCGGCGCCGCCACCGAGGTGGAGCTGAAGGAGAAGAAGCACCGTCTCGAGGACGCCATCTCCGCCACCCGCGCCGCGGTCGAGGAGGGCATCGTCTCCGGCGGTGGCTCCTCCCTCGTCCACGCCGTGAAGGTCCTGGAGGGCAACCTCGGCAAGACCGGCGACGAGGCCACCGGTGTCGCGGTCGTCCGCCGCGCCGCCGTCGAGCCGCTGCGCTGGATCGCCGAGAACGCCGGCCTGGAGGGTTACGTCATCACCTCCAAGGTCGCCGACCTCGACAAGGGCCAGGGCTTCAACGCCGCCACCGGCGAGTACGGCGACCTGGTCAAGGCCGGCGTCATCGACCCGGTCAAGGTCACCCGCTCCGCCCTGGAGAACGCCGCGTCCATCGCGTCGCTGCTGCTCACGACCGAGACCCTGGTCGTCGAGAAGCCGGCCGAGGAAGAGGCCGACGCCGGCCACGGCGGCCACGGCCACTCCCACTAG